The window cctttagtttacatttggataacagtttgtgcttttaaagatattttcagaacagtaattcatctacatACAGGTGGAAGTCAGACTTTACCAGTTtgttctgcctcctgctttaatgtgttcatgtgtctccatcacctgacgtctgggctgcttctatgtgtttctctttcccacAATGCTCCCACAAGATGGAGCCCGAGTAAGACAAGTTCAAATCCTACAACtagcttgaaatattttctataaataaagacttgagtCAGGTATGAATGTGCTCCCTCTTTATCAGTTCTTACttgtcacatcttgcctggacttaaggtgtttttttggtcttatgttgtgttctgtggggTCTCCTGGTTGTGCACGTCTGTTTGGTCCCTCGGTTCATGGGGGTTTTCTTGTgtgatttgggtggtgggttttgGGTTGGTGCTGGCTCAGGAGTGGCAGGCTGCTGGCTAGCTGGCTCCTTGCTAGCAGTCTTAGATGCCTGTTAATAAAAGTACTTCAGCAAAGTCATCTGAGCTGGAATGTCCGGAGTGGAAGCCGAATGGCAGTGCTGGTGGTTGGCAAGCTTGGAGGTCTGGCTGATCGAGGTCCCCCCAGTGCCAGACGGGTTCCTTGAAAACAGTTTGTCTCTGCTGGGTCCATTACTGGTTGGATCGTTCTGTCAGACtcggggaagcaggagtggacccaaacgcagaggccggaatgcagatGTGATGAAAAACTCTTTTAATTGTGGACGGTCACGGACAGGTAAACAGggctgaacagaactagcagaaggaacaacacaaaacgatccaacaaggactgaacagaaaaccagaacttaaagaaactgaactaacaaggagatgaggtgcaggtggggagatgggtggagaactcgaGAGAGGAATaaacatacagggagctgattggctgaggacacacagggagcggggcagggctgacgaggctaacacagggcaggtgtggggaagacagcagggcagggctaacgagtccaaatgcagggcaggtgtggaggagtacatgaacacacaagggaaacagaacaaaaacccagaaaacaaactcaatgccatctacactaacccatccaaaaccaaccacaaacacaaacccaagcacacaacccaacaaaccaATGATGCAGTCCTCtaaaacccaccacccaaatcacACAAGAAAACCCCCATGAACCGAGGGACCAAACAGACGTGCACAACCAGGAGAccccacagaacacaacataagaccaaaaaaacaccttaagtccaggcaagatgtgacatTACTTTCATATTCAGAAAAAGCTTTATTGATATGAATGTTGCAGGTAAATATTCCCCAAACTAatgatggttctctctctccagactctgtcaggctggtgaatgggaatagtctgtgttcaggcagactggaggtgaagtctgagcagtcgtggtcctcagtgtgtgaagctgactttgaccagcaggatgcagaggtggtctgtagggagctcggctgtggggctccttcagtcctccagggggcgctctatggagaagtggaggctccgatgtggaccaaagagttccagtgtggaggccatgagtctgctctcctggactgtggaagatcagactcagctagaagcacctgctcacctggcaaagctgttggactcacctgctcaggtagaagaggagctgcagctttgatttggcttcatttctgttctaatgaaactcactttattcttttactgatgactctcttgtttctgttcagagcctgtcagattggtgggaggagccagtcgctgtgcaggtacactggaggtgaaacggggagagtggagaccagtgGAGGACTATTACTGGACCCTgaaggcagcagctgcagcctgcagagatctggactgtggctctgctgtttcaacaggaagcagaaatgaAGCCTCAGACAGATCTATATGGAGGATCAGTTCTGACTGTGTTCATTCTGGATCTGCACTGAGGGACTGtgcatcatcatcttcctcttcctccatcgtggagctcacctgctcaggtaagtccatcagtgacatcatgcTAACCTGGTTATTTctcccacacatgcattagCTAAACTGCCAACCCGGTCTTCCGATGGTAAACGTTCACTCATGTTgctcaacaaaaagacaataaaggaaagattttctgaaagatagaaattaggccatatttctcacagcagcaaagtcGAGCATTACCAACAACAATCTTAATCACCTCTATAGATAATTAATACAGCAGGACTCACcagtcactggaaaacaaaatccatcctcCGTTCCTTTCTGCAATGCCtgcctgcgtgagtccagcgtgagtcctgcgtgagtcctgcgtgagtcccgcgtgagtcctgcatgagtccttTATAAGTAGCTCACATGCTGAAAAAGTGTGTGCACCCCTGATCTACATACAGGTGGAAGTCAGACTTTACCAGTTTGTTTTGCCTCctgctttaatgtgttcatgtgtctccatcacctgacgtctgggctgcttctatgtgtttctctttcctccttcaaCTGTTTCTTTACATGTTGAATCAGTTTCACCTTCTTCCTTCTTCAGTcagttcttttctttctccttgtttttctttcaacaccatcAACGTTACATCCTgtgattcttcctcacttctgtctcgtctctcctgattccttcactcagtCTGGAAATGTAAAGAGCTTCCTCTTAAGagtctgacagagcatgaagcagaactttaacttgtatggtgttaattacagtaattgtggacaaacgACACACAGTGTGAATACATCAGCAGTCAAGCTATCAAACTAtcagctacattaacattactgtaatgtaaagcagcagcagataaactggacgcttaaacaacactaatgtcaatttaTAAAACTTCTGCTTCACTGAAGAGTTTTTCTAGCTACttactttgttgtcttttgtctgacagattattatttgatgctgcacatgtcagttaatgtcatatatgatcctctgaactctgattcattcgTCTGTCTCATGAAAGCGGCTCCGGTCTGCCTGCTAGCTTCAGCACGGAGGGTTCGTTTGTTTTAACACCAGCGCAGCAGGAGTGGGTGGTGGTTTGTTGGTCCGTGTTAACAGTAACAGACGTCTCCGTGTCTCATAAAAGGACACAATGttccaacagaaaacaaaacaagcgctCCTAGAAGCTCCAACAGAAACTGTGGTAGGAAGCCAGTCTGAGctaacagctgtaaagtgatggAAAGTTTGCTTAAACACTGTTTCAGAATTTGAGAGGTGGGTAAACAGCGTTTACGTTCGTTTAGCCTCCACTACAGCCCTGCTTGTAAGACAAAGAGCTCTCGGATTAAAAACTCCTTTTTATTTAaaccacattttattttagccaTTGTGAGCTTtaataatatttgtgttttagatCGACACAAAAGGACAAGTGTTCATTTATATTTGAGGAGAGAAGAAATATGTTGGTGCAACGGGGCCCTCTAGTGGTCACAGGGGTCGTACACACATGAGTAGTCTGTGTGCAAGAAAAGGCCttaatttgaacaaacaaatgaggagaaaataacattcagcttctcacagaggaagaaggattcatcatctctctgtgtttacagacctgctgcttcagCCAATCATCTCTGTGTCTTCTACCATGGACGGGGTCTCCGAGGCCCAGCAGCAGGGGTTTCAGGTGCGTCAGGGCTCCGACTTCACCATCAGCTGCTCCGTCCAGCCTCAGTACCCAGGAGGCTCCTTCCAgctcaccttcacctcctccaacacaacacacaactacacccagccagctgtcaatcactctgctgacttcctgtttcctgctgcagaccCCGCCCATCAAGGAAGCTACAGCTGTGTTTATGGCGTCTATGTTTTTGCTCATAACTTCTTCTCTGAGAGCCGTctgctgtctctcactgtcacaGGTAAGCTGAAGCAGAGTGTGAAGCTCAGTGGAACTGAGACGTCACACTGactttgtttccatgtttgtaaaacatgataaaaagtCATCAGGCAGCAGGACCGACCCAGCGACCTACAGAGAGCTGAGGCAGAATCTGATGAAGGaactgtaaactgtttcctTCCCGGCTTCTTTAATGTCATTGAACCATAACAACTGTGTTgtagtgaaaagtaaaagtCAGCAAACGagtcagtgaagccagataagcactataatgataataaacaggaCTTTACATGATGAGCTGAATGGCATCAGGAGAACTCAGAGCTTCACCAggatcacatttgatttaactgCATGTAAAGATGTTGATTGTTAACAATCAGTTGAATCATTTCAACCAGACAGGAGCTTTAAGGAGACAATCAGCagactttcattcattctttcaaacCGGCTGTAAACAcatgagttgtttttgtccaacatcatcagcatacagaGGAGATCAGATGAACTTATAATCAACAAGCTGCTTCACACTTCAGTGATTTTAGGAGATTTAACGTCACTAAAGTTTCTGTTTGATGGGAGCTGTTGTTctcatgatgtcatgtgatctaatgtgatgactgaatgtGTCTCGTCAGATCCAACAGTTCATATCATCAGACTGGTCGTCCTGCCGGTGACTCTGCTGTTGGTCGTCGCTGTCGTCGTTTTCATCCTGAAGGTACTGaacacatgtttgttgtttagagGACTGGTTGAAATGAAGCACTCAGCCTGTTTATATTGAACTGAAGAGAGGAGTGATGCAGTAACTTAGATCTGTGTTGTCATGTCTCTccaggccagcagggggcagaagTCAGACCCACAGGAGAACATTGAGCTGGATTCTTATAACCTCGGTGTTTCCAGAGCTGAAGGAGAGCCGGCTGAAGAGGAAGGAGCTCAGGGAGCAGAGTAGGACCTCCAAGGAGCCACAAACCACTGAAGTAGAAAATCATCTTTggtttcatctctcctctcagtctcagtcagGTTTTTGCAGCCCAGTACGGTGAGGAATGACGTCCATACTGGTCGATTCCACAGCTTCTGATTTACATCCAGCACCAACACTCAGTGCCACAACAGGAAGTAGTGAGACCTTTATTAAGACCAgtagaagaagagcagagaggagatctGATTGGACCATTTGTAACATAATTATCTGTATATAgttatattttatcatcattaactTCTCTCATGTGAACAGCTGTAACtgtttttacttaaatatttttatgaatccAGAGTTTTATGGTCTCATCTGGATAAATGTTGAgtcaacaaatcatttaaaaatccatccagttgtttgatgagtttatatcttttttcttcactgtcttttatatactatatactacttattcagctgaaatgtgttattGCTTCTTTTAAGAATATTTGCTTTTTGAGTTAAAGtaactgaataaaagaaaaagttattgAGTGAAATCaaaagttttatctttgttttgctgtttttaagaaaaaaatctgatgtttgaCAGAATTTAAAGCACatgtgtttctgctgaatgTTCACTCATTTATTGTATGTGACAGTTTCATGCTAATAAATCAGTTTCTAATGTATCAATAacacttttacactttgttttattttgaatgtcaGACCCCCAAATATAATGAGCATTTTCATGATATTCTGGTCAGTTTAGTgcacctctccctctctacactgataatcaaataatacaattattgtttgatttgtgacaataaaagaaaaagacagaaacaaagtgttAAAACTGCACTTATACGGACACAATCAGATGTGTTGATGTCTAACTGTTGGTGCTGCAGTTTGACTTCCAGCTCAGCTGATACAACACATGACacttgtgtgatgtcactgatgtcaGGTGAGTCCATCATGAGAGAATCCAGAGCGAAACACACAGGAGACAAAGTGAACACATCAGATCACATCAGCTTTCTGCTCGGCTTCTCATTTACTGTCAGCGTGCAGCAGATAATGATTCACATCAGGGTTTCAAACCTCCACCAAACGCTCTGTTGAAAGCAGTTAGTTTGACTTTAAAGTGTGTTTAgttgcagcagcagactgaaggaAACATCTTAACCAGCAGAGTGTGAAGAGAAAACCAACCAAAACCTTCTCACACAGTGACGTTCTCTCCTTCTGCAGCCAACAACATCCAAAGCAACTTGAGACAGTTTGACTTTCTGTGTCCTCTTTgttcatttgtattattttgttagaAGTGTCGGCCAGGTCTCTCTCCTCACATTAAACATTTGTCACTCAgcttttgtttcattgttgtaGCATACTCCCACCAAAATTATGAATGTTTCATAATAAATGATATGAACTATGAATAATTTTCACATTAGGAATGATAATGTTTGCTTACAGTCATGGGCTTAAGAAGCCTCTAACAACAGAACTGACTTCTGCACTGGTCGCTCTAACATGGAACGTGTACCAAGGTGTTCACCCTTCTTGTTCAGTCTCTTATATCCTACTGAGATTTTCGCTCTCCTTACAAGTCCATCTTTACCACTGACAGTCTTTAAGACTCTTGCGAGTCTCCATTCACCTCTGGGCGACAGTTCATCAATGTCCATCACTATATCACCCACTTGTATATTTCTCATCGGCATGTGCCATCGTTGCCTTGTGGTGATGTTGTGAAGATACTCCCGTTTCCAGCGGCTCCAAAACTGCTGTGTCAGATATTGTACACACCGCCATCTTTTTGCTCCGTACAAGCCCTCTCTGGGGAGTGTGCCAGGGGGAGGCAGTGCTATGCTGGATTTCATATTGATCAGATGATTGGGGGTGAGTGGCTCCAGGCTGTCAGGGCTATTTAAGTTATCCACGGTGAGGGGTCAGTTGTTGACTATAGCCATGGCTTCATAAAGTAGAGTCCGTAATGAGGCATCGTTGAGTCTGCCATGAGAAAGTGATAGAGTGGAGTTCAGGACACTCCTGACGGTCTTTATCTGGCGCTCCCACACGCCGCCTGCATGACTGGAGTGGGGTGCGTTCATGACAAAGTCACACTGCTTTTGTGATAGAAATGTACAGATCCTCTGTGTGTCGAGCTCCTGTAGACCTGCCTTAAATTCATTCTTTGTGCCAACAAAGTTAGTGCCTTGGTCGCACTGGATTTGACGGACTGCACCTCGAACAGCAATGAAGCATCGCAGGCCGTTGATGAAAGCATGGGTGGACATATCGTCTAGCATCTCGATGCAGACGGCCCGTGAGCAAAAGCAGGTAAAGAGCAGCATATCGCTTATGCTGTTTTCTTCCCTCTGTAGTGACAAAAGGACCAAAACAGTCCATACCACAATATGTGAATGGTGGGGAGGGCTCTACATGTTCTGTAGGTAGGTCACTCATTCTTTGGTCCTCTGGAGGTCTCCTGAGCTTACGGCAAGTCACACACTGACGAATGTATGAAGCAACTGCTCGGCTCATACCAGGGATCCAATAGGCATTGGATCtgatttcatttgtggtgaAGCCTTTTCCctgatgttttgtcttttcgTGTTTGTGAGCTATTATTAGTTTTGTCACATCATGCTCTTTGGGGATGACAATCGGGTGTTTGAATGAGTCAGCAAGGGATGAGTGGCGGAGTCTTCCCCCCACCTTGAGGATACGGTCTGTGTCTAGAAAAACATCAAGGCGGTGCAGTTTGTTGCAATGTGGTAGTTGACTTCCTTTGTTTAACAGCTGGATTTCCTTCTCATATGCTTGACTTTGCAGGTCTTGGATTATGACACGTTCAGCACTTTCCTGTTCACTCACTGTGGAATGAACACATGATTTGATTTTCTTAGCCCGTCGCAGAAGGCGGGCCACAGCCTTGGTGGCTCGGGACCATGATGAGAACTTGGACAGACGGTCGGCAAGACTCACTGGTTCTGTGGTCTTTGTTTGCAGCGTTTGTGACCTTTTGATTTCTGGATCTCCTACGCTTAGGTCCGGTATTACATCCCTAGGTGCAGGTATTTCCTTATCCCAGAGGAACATGGGACCAGTAAACCAGTTGGATGTGAGCAgttcatttacagtttttcccCGGGATGCACCATCCGCTGGATTCTTATCTGTGGGGACATAAAGCCATTGCTGGGGACTAGTGCTACGGCGGATCTTCTGGACCCGGTTGGCGACAAAGGTGTGAAAGCGCTGTGCATCATTATTTATGTAGCCTAAGACTACCTTTGAGTCTGTCCAGAAGTACTCTTTCCCATCAGCATAACCAAGTTCATCTCTGAGCATATTGCTGATGGTGACTGAAACCACTGCTGCAGTTAATTCAAGCCTCGGTATTGTAGTCAACTTTGTGGGAGAAACACGGGCCTTTCTTATCACAAGAGAATAGTGAATCTCTCCTCTTTGGTTTCTGACTCTCAGATAAGAGCATTGTCCGTATCCGCTGGCGCTCGCATCTGAAAAGTGATGCAACTCTGTATCTACGACCTCTCCAAAACTGGCAGGTACATAACATCGAGCTATGTTTACTTTCTGCAGGTTGGCAAAGTCGTGACACCAGCTCTCCCACCGTGGCTTCAGCATCTCTGTTAGGGGGTCATCCCAGCGAATACCTTGGTGACACATTTCCTGTAAGATCCTCTTTCCTTTGAGAACATAAGGCACAAGGAAGCCGAGGGGGTCATATATGGAGACAACAGTAGACAGTATGCCTCTACGTGTCGCTGGTTGGTCTTTCAAGGTCTTGTTGAATCTGAAACTATCCCCCTCTATGCTCCAGTGAATCCCTAGCGCTCACTCCAGCGGTACAACGTTGAAGGTCAAATCCTTTGTCTTGGTGTCTATCGCACATTCTGACGAGGGTACACTCTGTAGAACAGCATGGTTGTTTGACACAAATTTATGAAGactgttgggacgggcagtagtgcgtttggttattagcaataattcataattatcatagataattatgaattatgaaaataagatattgttaaccttaatcaataattcgggcaccaactgttggatctgtgaggaacacagttgattatttgcaataattatcaattatcaaggataattaactgattatgacaattaatagaattattaatatgaattaacaaatatggggcaccacccggaaaccgggaccaataaccaaaccaggtagtctcataaatgggagttcacctagaatgttaatatctgagagatatcaacattcaaggatgaacaaagaagggtgaattcgagctctgactccttcaatcagccacttttcacaatattacacacaataatgacagaagaacttctctttaaagatataacagtgtttattaaacttagcaaaattaacaaagttaacaaatgcttcattcaataaacaactatcctaaaatcttatcctaccaaacaaacacaacagttatgtacagggttggacacatgcaggggaatgcatgtgtgtgtgtgtgtgagcgtgcatgtgacaagatggcgatggggcctgacgtgatgacgtcgtcggtctgcgacgcggacgtgactatgggaggaagtcacgtcacgcgagaaccggatggcagaagtatggcggtgtcttggttagacagaagcaagacggcGCCGCCTGGTGGTTGGCGTCTCgcactcacccacttctgtgaaaaacacacgtgtctgatggcggataaggaaagacaaagtgaagctttgtccgacgttatctgaccatcagacgTGCAAAAGAcgtcggtgcgtgtatgtgtgtgcgcgcgcgcgtgtatgtgttagtcagaagagaaagggaagaaggagagaaagcgatcatgagaggaagagaagctttgtccacagacagtgcgcgtatggacggcagtctgtaatgCACGTTGTCCGGTTTGTGATTGataaagcaacttactttctcactcacggtggcacaaacacagcagtagttctgagtgggacaaacacaaaacagtctggcgtggtgaacacaactaaacaggcagcaaacttaaaatactcctaagagtaaaACAGGAGAAATGGACTCTGCGGTccgtcaacagcacaacaaaacaatagcaataaagctaagagctaaatgctatacaacagcaactgatgctgataagaacacacaattaacactgcctctgcccagacttatgcctcttacttggtcgcttcagaaagcgagctgagtttgtgtgtaatcCGTCAttatgtccggctttgtcctgggTTCGGATGCAGACagtggccgttctcgcacggtcggcgaaaaacacggcagctggctctcagcggcgtggcggagagaacagcagagttgACTCGGTGAAGAAGTGTTTCTTCCGTCTCGAGGAaattgaggacgctggttgcagcagcggtctctctcagATCCGgtaatgtgttcgggtgaacacaggcgaagtctcgtctcgtccggcgaggggagtcttcgatgaggggaaacacgtgcgtggggtaccccctttagtcagctgactcacagaggaacaggagttacccatAGCTCAGTGACACGGGAAAGGCCTGTGCTTCGgggcacgttcagtttttaaaggggcggtgatgtcatggctgcgtcatcaggacgctccgctgtgcaggagcgtctccgccaatgagactgtatgttaactgctccctgctgaggtgtgaaaatcgcaaagcatccttggaaatggagtttgcaatggactcccattgtctgtaagcagcatttttggcgctattcctttgtcttggggaaaacaaaggaataaagcacctcgtggtcaggcctcaccggttacatgtaggccttctctgtgtgacctcatggtttgaaGCCCAACAA is drawn from Thunnus thynnus chromosome 20, fThuThy2.1, whole genome shotgun sequence and contains these coding sequences:
- the LOC137172567 gene encoding uncharacterized protein; amino-acid sequence: MSGVEAEWQCWWLASLEVWLIEVPPVPDGFLENSLSLLGPLLPVRLVGGASRCAGTLEVKRGEWRPVEDYYWTLKAAAAACRDLDCGSAVSTGSRNEASDRSIWRISSDCVHSGSALRDCASSSSSSSIVELTCSDLLLQPIISVSSTMDGVSEAQQQGFQVRQGSDFTISCSVQPQYPGGSFQLTFTSSNTTHNYTQPAVNHSADFLFPAADPAHQGSYSCVYGVYVFAHNFFSESRLLSLTVTDPTVHIIRLVVLPVTLLLVVAVVVFILKASRGQKSDPQENIELDSYNLGVSRAEGEPAEEEGAQGAE